From the Candidatus Fusobacterium pullicola genome, the window AGAAAAAACTCAGATATTTTTACTCTAATTTTTAGAGGTTATTTAATATCTGAGTTTTTTTTATAAGAATATATTTAATATTGGAGCTAATATTATTGTAAGTATTCCAGCTATTACTATAGAAAGTGCACTCATAGCCCCTTCTACTTTTCCCATCTCAATAGCTCTACTTGTCCCCACGGCATGACTAGATATTCCAAGTCCTAATCCTCTAGCTATTGGATTTCTTATTTTAAAAATTGAATATATAAAAGGAGCTGTCACATTTCCTGTTATTCCTGTAATAACTATTGCAAAAACTGTAAGTGATGGAATTCCACCTAACATCTTTGAAAGCTCTATTCCAATTGGTGTAGTTATTGATTTAGGCATAAAAGATACCAATATTTGATGATCTATTCCTAAAACTTTTCCAAGTATTATAACTGAAAGTATAGCCACTACAGCCCCTACTATCCCCCCACCTAATATTGGGATAAAATGTTTTTTCAATAAATCTACCTGTTGAAAAAGTGGTATAGCTAGTACAACTGTAGCAGGAGCCAAAAAGAAAACTATTAGATTTCCTCCTAACATATAATCCCCAACTGATATATGAAAAAAATGTAAAAACCCCATAACAATTACTGTTGCTATCAATAGAGGATTAAGTATTGCCAACTTAGTTTTACCAAATATAAATTTTCCTATTTCAAAAGCTACAAGGCTTATTATTACTCCAAAAAGTGGATTATTTGTTATTCCTTCCATTATTTTCTCTCTCCTCTTTCAATAAGATACTGTACAGTCCAAGCTGTAACCACCATAGTTAATAGTGTTGAAAAAATTACTAAAAATAAGATTTTAAATATTCCTGTTTTCAATAAATATAAGCTCTCTATCAGATTCACTGAAGGAGGTAGAAAAAATATTGTCATATTTAAAAGTAAAAAGTTCCCAGCATTCTCTATATGAGAAAGTTTTAAAATCTTAAAATATAGTAACGCAAACAGTAATAACATCCCTGTAATAGTTCCAGGAATAGGTAGATGCAAAATCTCTGTTAGAATTACTCCTATGTAGTTTATAATAAATATCAGTAAAAATTCTTTAATCATCTTTTCTCCTTACTACAGACCTTTTAAAATTTTTATATTTTAGTAGCTAAGTAGTTACTTATAAGTGATATACAAAAGTTAAAAGGAGAATAATCTATCTATTCATTCCTATATAAAATAGGACATTATAGGTAAATTTTTCTCCTTTTTTTATTCTTTTTTATCTTTTATTTAGTTCTAACAACTAGTCTCTTGGTTTCATTTGTGGGAAGTATAATACGTCTCTAATAGACTCAGAGTTAGTTAATAACATGATAAGTCTATCTATTCCAATTCCCATTCCTCCTGTAGGTGGAAGTCCATATTCTAGTGCTTCTACGAAGTCATCATCTATTACTGGAGTAGCTTCGTCGTTTCCTCTTTCTGCCTCTTCAACTTGAGCTTCAAATCTTCCTCTTTGGTCAGCTGGATCTTGTAACTCAGAGAAAGCATTTGCATATTCTCTAGCGTCTATGAATAACTCAAATCTATCTGTAAATCTTGGATCTTCTTCATTTCTCTTAGCAAGTGGAGATATCTCTACAGGGTGTCCATAAACGAATGTAGGTTGAACTATAGTTGCTTCACATTTCTCTTCGAAGAATTGGTTGATAATGTGTCCAACTGTATTCATGTGATCAGGTACTTCTACATGATGCTCTTTTGCTAAAGCTTTTGCTTCTTCAAAAGTGATATCCTTATTCCAGAAGTCTACTCCTGTAACTTCTTTTACTAAGTCAACCATATGAACTCTTTTAAAGTTCTCTAATACTATCTCTTTTCCATTGTAAGTGATAGTTGAAGTTCCTAATATCTCCTTAGCTAGAGTACTGATTATCTCCTCTGCTAAATCCATCATATCTTTATAATCAGCATATGATTGGTATAATTCCATCATTGTAAACTCAGGGTTGTGTCTTGTACTCATTCCCTCGTTTCTGAAGTTTCTTCCTAATTCATATACTCTTTCCATTCCTCCAACGATTAATCTTTTTAGGTATAATTCTGGAGCAATTCTCATATATAGATCTATATCAAGAGTATTGTGGTGAGTGATGAATGGTCTTGCAGCAGCTCCTCCTAAGATTGGGTGCATTAATGGAGTTTCTACCTCTAAGAATCCTTTTCCATCTAATATTCTTCTAATTCCTGATATAATTTTTGTTCTTTTTACAAATGTATCTCTTACATCTTTATTCATTATAAGGTCTACATATCTTTTTCTATATCTTGTTTCGATATCTGTAAGTCCGTGGAACTTTTCAGGTAACGATCTTATATTTTTACAAAGTAGAGTTACTACTGAAGCTCTTATAGTTAGCTCTCCTGTTGAAGTAAGGAAAAGTTTTCCCTCTACTCCTATGATATCTCCTACTCCGATTTTTTTAACAAGAGCGTAGTTTTCCTCTCCTAACTCATCTTGTCTTAGGTAAACTTGAACTCTTCCACTGATATCCTCAATGTGAACGAAAGCAGTTTTTCCTTTTCCTCTGTATGCCATTATTCTTCCAGCAGTTTTAAATGTTAATTCCTCTTCTGGAGTATGAGTTAAAATGTCTCCTATCATGTTCTTCTTATCGAACTTCTCTCCAAATGGTTTTATTCCCATCTCTTTTAGCTCTTCTACTCTTTTCCATTTTTCCATAACAAGAGCATCATTAGCTATCCTATCAAAATATCTCTCCATAGGTTTTCTCTTCTCCTTCTATATTTATTTTATATTTTTAATTTTGTGGATATTGTTG encodes:
- a CDS encoding LrgB family protein — translated: MEGITNNPLFGVIISLVAFEIGKFIFGKTKLAILNPLLIATVIVMGFLHFFHISVGDYMLGGNLIVFFLAPATVVLAIPLFQQVDLLKKHFIPILGGGIVGAVVAILSVIILGKVLGIDHQILVSFMPKSITTPIGIELSKMLGGIPSLTVFAIVITGITGNVTAPFIYSIFKIRNPIARGLGLGISSHAVGTSRAIEMGKVEGAMSALSIVIAGILTIILAPILNIFL
- a CDS encoding CidA/LrgA family protein yields the protein MIKEFLLIFIINYIGVILTEILHLPIPGTITGMLLLFALLYFKILKLSHIENAGNFLLLNMTIFFLPPSVNLIESLYLLKTGIFKILFLVIFSTLLTMVVTAWTVQYLIERGERK
- the lysS gene encoding lysine--tRNA ligase produces the protein MERYFDRIANDALVMEKWKRVEELKEMGIKPFGEKFDKKNMIGDILTHTPEEELTFKTAGRIMAYRGKGKTAFVHIEDISGRVQVYLRQDELGEENYALVKKIGVGDIIGVEGKLFLTSTGELTIRASVVTLLCKNIRSLPEKFHGLTDIETRYRKRYVDLIMNKDVRDTFVKRTKIISGIRRILDGKGFLEVETPLMHPILGGAAARPFITHHNTLDIDLYMRIAPELYLKRLIVGGMERVYELGRNFRNEGMSTRHNPEFTMMELYQSYADYKDMMDLAEEIISTLAKEILGTSTITYNGKEIVLENFKRVHMVDLVKEVTGVDFWNKDITFEEAKALAKEHHVEVPDHMNTVGHIINQFFEEKCEATIVQPTFVYGHPVEISPLAKRNEEDPRFTDRFELFIDAREYANAFSELQDPADQRGRFEAQVEEAERGNDEATPVIDDDFVEALEYGLPPTGGMGIGIDRLIMLLTNSESIRDVLYFPQMKPRD